A stretch of the Archangium violaceum genome encodes the following:
- a CDS encoding TIGR00266 family protein, translating to MAQMHEVDFRIHGSEMQFVEVELDPNEAAVAEAGGLMYMEDGIEMETVFGDGSEKKSGFFGALMGAGKRLLTGESLFMTVFHNRGSGKRKVAFGAPYPGKIIPVKLGEMGGELITQKDSFLAAAKGVSVGIAFQRKLGTGLFGGEGFIMQRLQGDGLAFIHAGGTVYSRDLKPGEVLRVDTGCIVAFQPTVDYDIQMVGGIKTAFFGGEGLFFATLRGPGRVWLQSLPLSRLAGRILSAATPGGARGEGSVLGGVGLGGLLGDDE from the coding sequence ATGGCGCAGATGCACGAGGTGGATTTCCGTATCCACGGCAGCGAGATGCAGTTCGTGGAGGTAGAGCTGGACCCGAACGAGGCGGCGGTGGCCGAGGCGGGTGGGCTCATGTACATGGAGGACGGCATCGAGATGGAGACCGTCTTCGGTGACGGCTCCGAGAAGAAAAGCGGCTTCTTCGGCGCGTTGATGGGCGCGGGAAAGCGGCTGCTGACGGGCGAGTCCCTCTTCATGACCGTCTTCCACAACCGCGGGAGCGGCAAGCGGAAGGTGGCCTTCGGCGCGCCCTACCCCGGGAAGATCATCCCGGTGAAGCTCGGGGAGATGGGAGGAGAGCTCATCACCCAGAAGGACAGCTTCCTGGCGGCGGCGAAGGGCGTGTCGGTGGGCATCGCCTTCCAGCGGAAGCTGGGCACGGGCCTGTTCGGCGGCGAGGGCTTCATCATGCAGCGCCTGCAGGGGGATGGACTGGCCTTCATCCACGCGGGCGGCACGGTGTACTCACGAGACCTGAAGCCGGGCGAGGTGCTGCGGGTGGACACGGGCTGCATCGTCGCCTTCCAGCCGACGGTGGACTACGACATCCAGATGGTGGGCGGCATCAAGACGGCCTTCTTCGGAGGCGAGGGTCTCTTCTTCGCCACGCTGCGAGGCCCGGGCAGGGTGTGGTTGCAGTCACTGCCGCTGAGCCGGCTGGCCGGGCGCATCCTCTCCGCGGCGACGCCGGGCGGCGCGCGCGGTGAGGGCAGTGTGCTGGGCGGAGTGGGGCTCGGCGGACTCCTG
- a CDS encoding aromatic ring-hydroxylating oxygenase subunit alpha: MLDGFADEGIANLWTPVAMSKEVGKAPLGLTLASERIVLFRDNEGRVSALHDRCPHRGVKLSLGKVGKDGCLECPFHGWRFASGGSCTHIPLNPMPQEKRQRFSATAFPVQERGGLIWLYTHPGTEAPEELSMPSVMEQPGIHVWHYAETWNAHWTRAMENMLDSPHLPFVHRRTIGGSLWRRMKPDSKMEMEEHPTPTGFRTSWSLDGGPSSAALEWLRPNGMALHIPIPNRLMRLHMWCVPVDATHTRMMLVSTRDFLKLQPLAAVLDRYNKRILREDQAVVESSDPVESPPVSEERSVATDRATLAFRRWYLERKKLGGRESTGAELAPLAS; encoded by the coding sequence ATGTTGGACGGTTTCGCCGACGAGGGCATCGCGAACCTGTGGACGCCGGTGGCGATGTCGAAAGAGGTGGGCAAGGCGCCACTCGGGCTGACGCTCGCCTCGGAGCGCATCGTGCTCTTCCGGGACAACGAGGGCCGGGTGTCGGCGCTGCACGACCGGTGCCCTCACCGGGGCGTGAAGCTGTCCCTCGGGAAGGTGGGCAAGGACGGGTGCCTGGAGTGTCCCTTCCACGGGTGGCGCTTCGCGTCGGGCGGCTCGTGCACGCACATCCCGCTCAACCCCATGCCCCAGGAGAAGCGCCAGCGCTTCTCCGCCACCGCCTTCCCCGTGCAGGAGCGTGGCGGCCTCATCTGGCTCTATACGCATCCGGGCACGGAGGCCCCGGAAGAGCTGTCCATGCCCTCGGTGATGGAGCAGCCCGGCATCCACGTGTGGCACTACGCCGAGACGTGGAACGCGCACTGGACGCGGGCGATGGAGAACATGCTGGACTCGCCGCACCTGCCCTTCGTGCACCGGCGCACCATTGGCGGAAGTCTGTGGCGGCGGATGAAGCCGGACTCGAAGATGGAGATGGAGGAGCACCCCACGCCCACGGGCTTCCGCACCTCGTGGAGCCTGGACGGAGGGCCCTCGTCCGCGGCGCTGGAGTGGCTACGGCCCAATGGCATGGCGCTGCACATCCCCATCCCGAATCGCCTCATGCGCCTGCACATGTGGTGCGTGCCGGTGGATGCGACCCATACGCGGATGATGCTGGTGAGCACGCGTGACTTCCTGAAGCTCCAGCCGCTCGCGGCCGTGCTCGATCGCTACAACAAGCGCATCCTTCGCGAGGACCAGGCGGTGGTGGAGTCGAGCGATCCCGTCGAGTCGCCGCCGGTCTCCGAGGAGCGCAGCGTGGCGACGGACCGGGCCACGCTGGCCTTCCGCCGCTGGTACCTCGAGCGCAAGAAACTCGGCGGGCGAGAGTCCACGGGTGCGGAGCTGGCGCCACTGGCGAGTTGA
- a CDS encoding TetR/AcrR family transcriptional regulator: MARMKGSRNADYEKERERLLEEVRLRLLASDGAQTSFRELAEVAGVSVATLRHYFGSREALLADVMADMHRRGLPYLLAAATEIRGPVRESLQWFLESLLTGWRMGVGAVHAFGLTAGVGHETLGPVYVKELLEPTLQAAEARLSRHIADGELRHCDVRHAALELVCPVVLGLLHQVQLSGANCRPLNVERFLEDHLETFLRAYVVSPE, encoded by the coding sequence ATGGCCCGGATGAAGGGAAGCCGCAACGCGGACTACGAGAAGGAGCGGGAGCGTCTGCTCGAGGAGGTTCGCTTGCGTCTGCTCGCTTCGGACGGGGCCCAGACGAGCTTCCGGGAGCTCGCCGAGGTGGCTGGGGTGAGTGTGGCCACACTGCGGCACTACTTCGGCTCGCGCGAGGCCCTGCTGGCGGATGTGATGGCGGACATGCACCGGCGGGGCCTGCCGTACCTGCTCGCCGCGGCCACGGAGATACGAGGCCCGGTTCGGGAGTCGCTCCAGTGGTTCCTCGAGTCACTCCTCACGGGCTGGCGCATGGGGGTGGGAGCGGTGCATGCCTTCGGGCTCACCGCGGGCGTGGGCCACGAGACGCTCGGGCCGGTGTACGTGAAGGAGTTGCTGGAGCCCACGCTCCAGGCGGCGGAGGCGCGGCTGTCGCGGCACATCGCGGACGGGGAGTTGCGGCACTGTGACGTGCGCCACGCCGCGCTGGAGCTGGTGTGCCCGGTGGTGCTCGGGCTGCTGCACCAGGTGCAGCTCTCGGGGGCGAACTGCCGACCGCTGAACGTGGAGCGCTTCCTGGAGGACCACCTGGAGACGTTCCTCCGCGCCTACGTCGTGTCTCCCGAGTAA
- a CDS encoding glutathione S-transferase N-terminal domain-containing protein, which translates to MNRTVDVTTSYVASVARLGLGMRVSALGRRPEKPLELYEFENCPFCRKVREALSLLDLEAFIYPCPKGGTRFRPRAVELGGKQQFPYLVDPNTGQRMYESNAIVRYLFETYGDGRVPIALALGPLTMVGSVLASWSRGFGGALARPSRAPAQPLELWSYEASPYCRIVREALCRLELPYLLHNVANGSPRRPDFVARSGRMMVPFLSDPNTGTAMFESADIVAYLEKTYGAPR; encoded by the coding sequence ATGAACCGCACCGTGGATGTGACGACGTCCTATGTCGCCAGCGTGGCCCGGCTCGGGCTGGGCATGCGCGTGAGCGCGCTCGGCAGGCGCCCCGAGAAGCCGCTGGAGCTCTACGAGTTCGAGAACTGCCCCTTCTGCCGCAAGGTCCGCGAGGCCCTCAGCCTGCTCGACCTGGAGGCCTTCATCTACCCATGCCCCAAGGGCGGCACCCGCTTCCGCCCTCGCGCCGTGGAACTGGGCGGCAAGCAGCAGTTCCCCTATCTCGTGGACCCGAACACCGGTCAGCGCATGTACGAGTCCAACGCCATCGTTCGATACCTCTTCGAGACGTATGGTGATGGCAGGGTGCCCATCGCGTTGGCGCTCGGGCCGCTCACCATGGTCGGCTCCGTACTCGCGTCGTGGTCACGTGGGTTCGGTGGTGCGCTGGCCCGGCCGAGCCGCGCCCCGGCGCAGCCGCTGGAGCTGTGGAGCTACGAGGCGTCCCCCTACTGTCGCATCGTCCGCGAGGCGCTCTGCCGGCTGGAGTTGCCGTACCTGCTGCACAACGTGGCCAATGGCAGCCCACGCCGCCCGGACTTCGTCGCTCGCTCGGGCCGGATGATGGTCCCCTTCCTCTCCGATCCCAACACCGGCACGGCGATGTTCGAGTCCGCCGACATCGTCGCCTACCTGGAGAAGACCTACGGCGCACCGCGCTGA